The genomic window acaaaataaaatagtaacttatacagtattttactgtatttatttacagaagtaatgtagtgatttgagttgtatctaagcgaaaaacgtgaattttcagtgtaaatattattagggttattatttagtaaatgtaaacttttatgtaagtatgtttgcaaaataaaaattgtaacaccAATATGTCTTTTTCATGGAGGCACAAagtcaaacagttttttaattttttgtactggGTAACTGTTTTCAAATATTCAACAACaaccttttgtttttaatatacatatatcacATTGTGCTCTAAGTCATCAGATACTGTGTAAAAATTGGCAACACTATTAGGGTTTTATTGTTCCCATGGTGTGTGTAAATCATAACTGTATGATGATTTCAAAAGTCTAGTTATAACATGTGTGCTTGTTATTTGACTAGCAAGCTTGGTAGCAAACTTAATTCATGTCACAATGTTTCCAGTTATCGTTACTGCAAAAACAAGCCGTATCCCAAGTCACGGTTTTGCCGGGGTGTGCCAGACCCGAAGATCAGGATCTTTGATCTTGGCAAAAAGAAGGCACGAGTGGAGGACTTCCCACTCTGTGTGCATTTGGTGTCGGACGAGTACGAGCAGCTGAGCTCTGAGGCGCTAGAGGCTGGCCGCATTTGCGCCAACAAGTACATGGTCAAGAATTGCGGAAAAGGACCAGTTCCACATCCGCATGCGGCTCCACCCCTTCCACGTTATTCGCATCAACAAGATGTTGTCATGCGCTGGAGCTGACAGGTCAGTAGAACAGTTAGGCCAGgtcatatttaaatatgaaagtatttatatttaatttagctcCATTCAACCTTCCGTTTAGTGCAGTGTTGATATCTGACCCTCTCACAGAATTGGCTCCTTGAATCCTCGTCTTTCTGAAGAGATTCAGCAAGACTGTGTGCAACTTGGTACTTGccataaaattgtgtaaaactaattatatattcattaacTGGTATGGTTAcagtacataaacaaataaaactaaattcaaattttatttgggaaaaaaatCTAATGTCCATCCAAACAAGtgtaaaaaaaatcacattgaGTAATTAATTTCATCTGTTTAATTTGCTACAATCACCTGATTATTAATCagcaattaaacaatattaataattcgaTTAGTGTATTTGAGTATTGAATCACACTCAGTAAAACCAATACTATTCCTATAGTTCTATTGTGTAGTTTactattcagttattatttttttgtagtaaaataaagtttgtgtcaaaatgttaaaagtcttatatttctaattttcttaaacatttttcttaaattcttccaGTTTCAGTTAGTACAGTTTGAAAGATTCATATGGCCGCCGCTGTTTTTTAAACCTGACATTCTGGAACTTCGAAGAGgtcttatttttctatttcttCTTATTTCTATTTCTTCTATTCTTAGTATTTAGGCTAAACATTTTgcaagttttatactttttacctttattaaagatattttttcttaataacacAAAGATATAGTCAGTAAACCAACCAAGATAGGACAAGTTTTAATatgacatttcttacttatttttactgGACAGACCAAACGGTTAAGATCAATAGAGTGATTTATGGACACCCTGTGTAAACAATTTCAGTTTACACTGCATGTCATCATCACAAGTGACTTGAACCAAGAAATTATTACCTATTGTGTAACtcacttaaaaattactttaaaagatcAGCCATATATCCAGATAACCACAAAAGCAAACAAGTGAAAAAGGAATACTCTGATTGGTCAAATAACAACAGCCGAGTGAATTTTGCTGAATAATCACAGCACTGGATACAAAACTCGATAATAAAACATAGAGATGTAGTGGAACATTGATGCTATCATAGTTTAttatatactagctgacccggtgaacttcgtttcacttatctcttggccatgtcgctacctttgttaacatatttacatatgtactttatcaatttgacagagttacaaaattccacattgatgtgagtttcaaaagttttggacaatattggcgagtacggcacaatccaacgattatctacatcaaaattttgtccttttatcttctcaattacagatcgcccaccgtcctcaactgattgccgacgatacaacgggtaaccatcatttcccgagatggtttcagcaatcaatgctctagagtctagggtatcgcttagaacacttgccgtcgaccatacagggggatttgttgttgaaaactccgcaaggtccatgtatcatatgtttacttactactgcatgcaatgttgggtcaagtgtttcatcgggaatctcggctgaaattatggaatcaatgtcttctggccttaatttaccaactaaccaaactaatatgtgcgcatgtggcagaccacgcttttgctactcaacagagtacatccaacaacgtacttggccatacacacgatgctttataatgaaattcattaaagattttaatttttgcttaaacactctggcagtgatgtcatgcctatcaattggtgtttggccgtgtagcaattctttcttaatttccatccattgtgggttacaggtgaatgtaataaataggtctggacggccatattttctaacatacgacatcgcatcttgcgcgtattcgtgcatgtgacgcgggcttccaatgtaagtggccgtcaaaattgtaattttttccacattttcttcatttgcaacggcattaatagcatcacgaatctgtatgaataaaaattcatacagctgacttttttgttagtttcagcacctggaatcagaaatgataaacaatgacatttttgaatatgtacattaaaataatataacacatttattgtcaaattatcatcattatcatatcggacaaaaggcaatcaatacaggtaatcaatttaaagctttctggtaaactatattttttgtctttttttgcggtgcgtaaacatataaagatatactttaccatgtgtaacaaaaatcttcgacataaaatattgggtgctgtcaggcccaaacacgacagtactttatttgccatcaataaacacatatattctatcatgatcaatgtctaattgtaaatttccgcattaatgagtagtgtaggattcgaagtttgacatcgcacacgatgtagcacatcctcagacatgtcatccctatatttcatccacaaatcttccGGATTCGAAGGGAAACGTGTGGATATTATAATTgcaaacaatgttcgaatttgatgtggtgaagatatgatggaatccttgagcatattatcccaatgtaaatcatcctcgagtaactgtaatagttgacacgcctcacggtaagtagcacacagatgtccatcaactgttctcaattATTGAAACGATGTCGGATcacgaacattcaccaataacaatctaagataataacattcagcgttatttggatgtactgtatttgtcggcactataatctatttctggatcgtaggaggatgctgctcgttccaggttcacaggagcattgcgtttgcggcatcggtcaatttccttttcccgggctcgctgttgttgtgatcgatgtgcccgaactcgttgcattctttgtctatccacttcattctgatttactgtagaacgcaaatgtgccataccaatgcGGCTGttattatcagtctcttgctggtcatcagtgcgattagcgcgtgaggtagctcgccgcacattcgatctacttcgacgacctatgttgTCGTTTTTtttctcggcattgtaagcagtatctgatattaatgttttcttgcactaataatattaacctataatggcgacagctgtttgttttacccaaaattgcatgcagtagtagtaagtaaacatatgatactgagacacttcgtcatttgtatttgtcacagctgttaaactaattatcgatacataaacgtcaatcaaacgtttgacaggtaagaacagtttgtatggcAAAataaaattgtcgtttttagtattttccttgcaattttgttatatttttctcatcgtttaaaccttccctggacttccaagaacatttcaagaccaaaattattCCAAATCGGTTCaaccgttctcgagttttagcaagactaacgaacggaaattcatttttatatatatagatttaaattgcaaaacttattaaaaaaaatgtaaggaTAAAGCCTGATATTGGCAGTCATCTAGACTTTAACTGAAACGCTAATATTATCTTGCGTTTGCCAGTTTATTAAGTACTGTTTTATTggcattaagtaaaataatacagttttaagttCTTTATTTCCTGAGCTCTAGATTGATTCAATGCTTGTATTGTGACAGGCTCCAGACTGGGATGCGAGGTGCCTTCGGGAAGCCCCAGGGCACAGTTTGCACGTGTCAGGATTGGCCAACCGATCATGAGCGTACGTTCTAGCGACAGGTACAAGGCTTCAGTCATCGAGGCACTCAGGCGAGCAAAGTTCAAGTTCCCTGGACGTCAGAAGGTGAGCGAAccgaaaataatttattgcttggAACAAACAGCTGAATAACCAATGTTCAGATGTTTCTAGTGCATTGAAATGTAACAActtggtataaagaaaaaagtacagtattacatatataaaatactagcgacccggcgcgcttcgctgcgcatttcaataagtacccacggcttcgcaccgcaaatcttaagaaccgaagtccttatattacttagtaaatttttttttttactataataaattttagattaaattagttatatctccgatgccacgattgagcttgctttgttgtctcgatcgagagaatatgtacaccacggagttttgagaaccatacttctgtcaaaaaaaaaacaactaaggttgattttataacattcttttatatttgtagccaacgtaaagatagtaattatgatatctgcattgctcttctttatcaagcatgagcatggtttatattaaataaatattgcagttaaaggtgaatttttttttacgtcaaatttgaattgtattatctggatagtaaagtctatgtttaaaacagtgattgcagaaacagtttaaaacaaaatttgtcgtttctcttaagcttactctatgctttaaaactataagtgtaatatatgtttacaaagaacagctgattaaaaatttgaaaagactctttcacttaataacatatgtttgctgcaaatgCATTTCTtaacgggtatttctgtaaccagtgggggggcggaatcctgaatcgggaaagggataaaaagtatcctataaccttctacagatcaagacgaacaaattttaaaaaaattaggcgaatccgtccagccgtttgtgagtgatgctgttacacacgaacagtttcatttttatatatatagattacactACACATTTATTCTTGTaaacatggttattttttataaaatcaacacttttataatagaaaatattgtaattttcaataatgtaTTCAAGAATTTTCCAGTTATAACCATTGTGATTTTAATCAGGCTTGTTACTCTATTAGGTTGGCAATCTGATCAGGAATAAGCCAGGAATGTTACACACCAGAAAAACCTAGAATCTCATAGaacaagaaaaatctaaaaaacgaacaatatttcaatttaaaactctAACCAATGGTTTAGTGTAGCAGCACGGTCTTTGGGACAAAACTAGTTGTACTTAACAAACTGTTAGTACACATTCCCGTGTTTGTTTACAAAACTGTTACGTATTTTTGTAGTTCTTATGAAAACTTGTattagtatttgaaaaaaaatagtcTGTAAAGAAACAGACTAATATTGGCTAATTTTCATTTTACGCCGTACTTTGTGTATTTTGATATGTCTACATATAAAGAGTACACATCAaggtttgtttattataaataaaggtttgtttgtttgaatttatcTAAAATGTTGATAATACGAGTCAGAGTATACAAATAATTGTCTTgcaaattgaatatattttgaaattctgtATTGTAATTATCGCATATAAGTAGAAGTTAACAAATATAACAGGTGTTACTtaacaaaaaaaagttatttcactGAAGCTTtgtgaatttcttaaaaatattgtggtaCCCTTGCtttaaaatagataaacaaaGTTTAAAGTCAAGTTCAGAAGAAAGTTTCTGTGGTTACTTGTGGTCCTGTGTATCAGTAACATCTCACCCGCAGTGTGTTGGGTACTTCTTCTTTCTCTATATTTTTCCAAACATTACAGAGGAAGATTATTAGGTGTATACGATGTTGTGTTGTCACATTAACAGAGAGAGGTTTACGTAGTCCTTCCTGCTCAGTTAAAGTATGAATGACTACTTTATGAAACGAAATGGTGTATCAAGATTAAACATCCAAACCGCTAAGGTCCAGCAAAATCCGCCAACGTCTGATTGATCAGccgtttagtaaacaaattcttaaaCATCATTTATGAACTTAAAGAgttagtttaaactttttttttttaagtaaataagactattgtaatcaatttaaaagttggTATGGTAGTACTAATTACCTTGACACAGCTGTTTATTTTGTGGTTGCTATGAGACACTGATACTCATTATTGTTTGTCTTTTTTGctaaaagattttgaaattgtTCTGCGTGTAGTAGAAGTAGAGTCCAAGGtggaaaaagaaatatttttgtaaaaatgacaaaaaactaTTCACCCGTTTATGCCTTCCTGAAAACACATGTTGGAACTGAAGTgaagaaatatataacatatatattttttcattttttgacatctttttttttaatttttgagtgcAACTAATGTAGGCTTACAGTAGTGAGAAAATCTATCTTTTTAATACTATGtataagtatttacaaaataattttctgctgtaaaagtaattttgttatattacacCTTTTAATAACACTGACTTAAgatatttttttgtgaaactatttttcaaataaagcTTTGAATTTTTCTGAGCAGTCTTCGATTTGATatctctattaaataaaaatattacagatggatgaaaatattatttggtctgaatttttgtgtaaacaatgttttggtCAGGCATTACCACgtcataaaaaaatttgttcataATGAAATgctattctttttaatatatctatCTGATAGCACATATAATTgagtataaaatgaaaaaaaaacattcaatttacattaaaactaagGTTAATACATAGCAAAGCTTACTTGGTTGCAAAACTGTCAAAACAGGGTTGGTGGTTTTGGGTAATAGTTGCTTTGGACACTGGTGGTGCCGGGTCATGCACCAGCCTTGAGcattggcatccaaagggttaattacaatatattttggaaGTGCTTAAAGCATTCCAGAACActcagttttgtttttgtttgagtTTGCTACTGCCGTACTGAAACAATGTcgtaccaagctggccaatgaaATAGccaagatatttttgtaattcaatctctattaaaatcaaattagtcTATctctgtttattaaaatgtaataaatatgtattgtatgcatgtatatataaaagttgtatatttcGGCTGAAACCGTTTTCAGGAAATTAAtcgaaaatgtaataaataaggttataaaaacatataaaacattttgattaagGGTTGGTTTTGGTCTTATATGATGAAGTTAGGCAAGCATTTTCAGTGCGTACTACCGTAAGGAATGGGTGcaattgcaataggctgattttatatgtaaatctACCTAaaggaacattaaaataaatggtGGTAATCTTCACCATGACATTTTTTGCTTGTACTGCTAGTGAAAACAATGTGACCACCAAAACTCGTGTTTCTTGCAAGTACTCCTGGTGACTGCAAGAATGTTAGACCAGGagaaccaggaatttaaaaaaaaaagatttgacTGACCATCTTGTAATTAAGTGCCAATGTACCAGTTCTGAAAGCATTATTTGTATACTTGTCAAATGTCTGATTTGTGATATATCGAATTGTATGTATTGCATAAAATTATGTGAACACATTGTTACAGATCTATGTCTCTAAGAAGTGGGGATTCACCAAGTACGAAAGGGATGTGTATGAGCAGTTGAGAAATGACGGGAGGTTGGAGAACGATGGTTGTAACGTCAAGTACCGACCGGAGCATGGACCCCTGGATGTCTGGAAGAAGAACCAACATGATTTTATGGTACCCGCTTAGTTCCACTTATGTTCAAAATAAACCTGTttgaactttgtttttatttgatattttatttcaaacccGATAAATTCTAATCAAGTTTAAAACTCCGATCAACTCACACTTGTCTCCTTCATTGTAATTTGAAGGAGACTTTTTGCCGGTACCtaccaaaactttttttttttaaccgaGGTTTTTGATATTCACTTCCCTTTGGGAAAAATTAGAAAGAGTACATTATTTGTTATCAGACTTAATAAATGAGTTGCCATATTCTAATTGTTGTTTTTGCTGTAAACTGTGTTTAAAGATAGTCACTATTTTTTGCTACGAAGTTAAATGGAAATGTTGAGGCAATGAGGGATTGggtttgtattgtaattatttcttataattgcaacaatgaaagataaagaGATAGGCTTTCTGAAAGTTGCACTAAGCAAACATTGTATGTAATGATTTTGATCACAGTCTGTTAATTGTGTAATGggcaaatgaaaaataaacttaaaaactcaAGGTATTTAAACAAAGGCAGAATATGCATTACTGCCATTGATTCTTTACTATTTTGTCGCCCTAATGCCGTTTGCTCATTGCTGTGAAGGCATTTGATACTTGCGTTGATTATTCAGGCAGTTTTCTTCCCTTTGATCAACTAATTCATTTACTGTCTTTATTCCAAGGCTAAAATGACGTTTTGGAGACTACATGAGTGTCTGGTCCGAACTTAGGATCTGAGTTAAGAGCAGGGTTTAAGCTGAGATGAAAATTTTAGCAAAAAATGCTACACAAGCTCTTCAAACTTCTTAGCAAAAGTATTTGTCCTGTAGCACTTATTTAGCATTGGTGTTCAGCGGAGAATCCAGTACTACTTATCGAAAAGTTCTCTAATACTTGAGCCTGCAGAAccgatatttaaattaaataatcagttACAAATTTTAGCactaattagaaaaattttgtaaagaGCCTTAATTATAACAGTtgagttacaaaataaaattaaatagtataaatgcttatttataaaacaagtttcattttACACTAGTTAACatctttaaattacttattagGAATTTAATCTGTATGTAGccttctttgttttgtaaacaccaatgtttaaacctcattaaaataaattgctttttattAATACCTTCAATAGAGATAAAAAAATTGCTCAAATGCAGTATACTTAAccttttacaaatgttttgtcatttcaaaataaaatcagactaacataacttaaaaatatcacTGGAACTAGTTACAGATGCCAAGACAGACATTTGGAAGCATACAActtcatttttgtttgtatgtgtcTCAACCACTGCGCATAAGCATCGCTGGCATAGCAACCAGCGTGGCCGTTCCTTGGATACTATTCTCgcatcaaaaagtatagataaccTAGTTTGAACGTTAACAACAACTAACTTGTTGAGCAAAAATTACgggagttaattttaaatttagtttgtttatttcttcaTCTTGGCATACATAGCAAATtgattacatacattaaattataaagtttctaGGTCGGTAAGAACACAAAATAGTGGCGTTTTCA from Homalodisca vitripennis isolate AUS2020 unplaced genomic scaffold, UT_GWSS_2.1 ScUCBcl_12851;HRSCAF=22785, whole genome shotgun sequence includes these protein-coding regions:
- the LOC124375054 gene encoding LOW QUALITY PROTEIN: 60S ribosomal protein L10-like (The sequence of the model RefSeq protein was modified relative to this genomic sequence to represent the inferred CDS: deleted 2 bases in 2 codons), encoding MGRRPARCYRYCKNKPYPKSRFCRGVPDPKIRIFDLGKKKARVEDFPLCVHLVSDEYEQLSSEALEAGRICANKYMVKNCGKDQFHIRMRLHPFHVIRINKMLSCAGADRLQTGMRGAFGKPQGTVARVRIGQPIMSVRSSDRYKASVIEALRRAKFKFPGRQKIYVSKKWGFTKYERDVYEQLRNDGRLENDGCNVKYRPEHGPLDVWKKNQHDFMVPA